The Streptomyces sp. NBC_01463 DNA window TCCCGGCGGGTCAGGGTCTCGAAGCCCGGCGCGGTCGCCCGGTCGGGCGGCCGGGCGACGAACTCGCCGATCAGACGGCGGGTGACGGCGGGCGAGAGCAGGGCGTCGCCGCGGGCCGCGACGTGGACGGCCCGCAGCAGTTCGGCGGGCTCGGTGTCCTTGAGCAGAAAGCCCGCGGCCCCGGCGCGCAGCGCGTCGAACACGTACTCGTCCAGACCGTAGTTGGTCAGGATCACCACATGGACCCCGCACAGCAGCGGGTCGGCGGCGATCGCCCGGGTGGCCTCGATGCCCGTCATCACCGGCATCTGTACGTCGACGAGGGCGACGTCCGGGGTGTGCAGCCGGGCCAGCTCCACGCCCTCGCGGCCGTCCGCGGCCTCGCCGACCACCTCGATGCCGTCCTCCGCGTCGAGCAGCGCCCGGAAGCCGGCCCGCATGAGGGCCTGGTCGTCGACGATGAGCACCCGGACCGGGGCGCCGTCCTCCTCGTTCACGCGGCGGATCCGGCGCTGTGCAGCGGCAGTTCGGCGTGGACGGAGAAGCCGCCGGCCGGACGCGGGGCGGCGGCCAGGGTGCCGCCGAGCGCGGTGACGCGCTCCCGCATACCGGTGAGGCCGGTGCCCGCGGTGACGGAGTCGCCCGGGGCGCAGGGGCCGTGGTCGTCGACGTGCACGGTCAGGGCGTCCGGCCCGTAGGCGAGCCGGACGGTGGTCGGGGCCCGGTCGGCGTGCCTGGCCACATTGGTGAGTGCCTCCTGCACGATGCGGTAAGCGGCATGGTCCACGGACACAGGGAGGGGCCTTTCCTCGCCGCTGACGGTGAGCGCGAGCGCGATGCCGGCGCTGCGGGCCCGTTCGGCGAGTTCACCGATCCGGTCGAGCCCGGTGCCGGGTTCGACGACGTCGGTGCGCAACACCTCCAGTGTGGCCCGCAGTTCACGCATCGCCTCGCCGCTCGCCTCCTGGATGGCAAGCAGGGCCGGCTCCACCTCGGTGCCGCGTTTGCGGGCGAGGTGGACGGCGACTCCCGCCTGGAGTTTGACGATCGAGATGGAGTGGGTGAGCGAGTCGTGCAGTTCGCGGGCGATCCGCAGCCGCTCCTCCCCCGCCCGGCGCAACGCGGCCTCGTCCCGGGTGCGTTCGGCGTCGACGGCCCGCTGCTCGGTCTGGCGCAGATAGGCCTGCCAGTTCTTGTCGATGAGCCCGGTGACCCCCGCGCACAGGAACCAGCCGAGCAGCAGCAGGGTCCGCTCCACGACGCCCTCGACGGCCGGCGAGGCGGTGACGAGGACGGCGAAGTAGCCGGTGAGGAAGAGGGCGCCCGCCGCGACGCCCCAGCCTCGGTGCCCGTTGCGGGCGGCCGCGTGCACGGCGGCCAGCACGGGGAACGCCGCCCAGCTGCCCGGGTGCGCGTGCAGCACGTAGCCGGACATGGCGAGCGTCGTGAC harbors:
- a CDS encoding response regulator transcription factor, whose product is MNEEDGAPVRVLIVDDQALMRAGFRALLDAEDGIEVVGEAADGREGVELARLHTPDVALVDVQMPVMTGIEATRAIAADPLLCGVHVVILTNYGLDEYVFDALRAGAAGFLLKDTEPAELLRAVHVAARGDALLSPAVTRRLIGEFVARPPDRATAPGFETLTRREREVSALAARGLTNEEIAAHMVISPFTAKTHISRAMTKLGARDRAQLVVFAYESGLVTPRER
- a CDS encoding sensor histidine kinase; this encodes MTGDAGDTGRRTWSLDAVLAVAIGAAVTVAACAASAPGALDLVLVATGSLALAGHRRAPRTVLVVTTLAMSGYVLHAHPGSWAAFPVLAAVHAAARNGHRGWGVAAGALFLTGYFAVLVTASPAVEGVVERTLLLLGWFLCAGVTGLIDKNWQAYLRQTEQRAVDAERTRDEAALRRAGEERLRIARELHDSLTHSISIVKLQAGVAVHLARKRGTEVEPALLAIQEASGEAMRELRATLEVLRTDVVEPGTGLDRIGELAERARSAGIALALTVSGEERPLPVSVDHAAYRIVQEALTNVARHADRAPTTVRLAYGPDALTVHVDDHGPCAPGDSVTAGTGLTGMRERVTALGGTLAAAPRPAGGFSVHAELPLHSAGSAA